One Halioglobus japonicus DNA segment encodes these proteins:
- the hisH gene encoding imidazole glycerol phosphate synthase subunit HisH, whose translation MSGVVAVIDYGMGNLHSVASALEHVGADKVVVTHDAEQIRQADRVVFPGVGAMRDCMAEIRRLECDKLLADALLEQHKPVLAICVGMQALLGHSEENNGVDCLNLVDGQVRYFGNPLTSVDGERLKVPHMGWNEVRQTRDHPLWQGIEDGTRFYFVHSYYVQANDRELVVGALDYGVAADAALARDNLFATQFHPEKSHTAGLKLLKNFLAWDGQR comes from the coding sequence ATGAGTGGTGTCGTTGCCGTTATCGATTACGGCATGGGTAATCTGCACTCGGTAGCGAGCGCACTCGAGCATGTGGGCGCTGACAAAGTCGTGGTTACCCACGATGCCGAGCAGATTCGCCAGGCCGACCGGGTAGTTTTTCCCGGTGTGGGTGCCATGCGCGATTGCATGGCGGAAATCCGCCGCCTCGAATGTGACAAACTGCTGGCAGATGCGCTGCTGGAACAGCACAAGCCGGTGCTGGCTATCTGCGTGGGTATGCAGGCGCTTCTGGGTCATTCCGAGGAAAACAACGGCGTTGACTGCCTGAACCTGGTCGACGGCCAGGTGCGTTACTTTGGCAACCCGCTGACCTCTGTCGATGGCGAGCGCCTGAAAGTGCCGCACATGGGCTGGAACGAGGTGCGCCAAACCCGCGATCACCCGCTCTGGCAGGGCATTGAAGACGGCACGCGGTTTTATTTCGTCCACAGCTACTATGTACAAGCCAATGACCGCGAGCTGGTGGTTGGGGCGCTGGACTATGGCGTCGCCGCCGATGCCGCGTTGGCCCGCGACAACCTGTTCGCCACCCAGTTCCACCCCGAGAAGAGCCACACTGCGGGCCTCAAATTGCTGAAAAACTTCCTGGCCTGGGACGGCCAGCGCTGA